From a single Nostoc edaphicum CCNP1411 genomic region:
- a CDS encoding histidine decarboxylase, translating to MSDKVAKELADFLLQIEQRSQFHAGYPYNLSCDYSAIAKFFNFLLNNAGDPYIEPDFGLHSRKFEQEVLSFFAHLYKIPENQFWGYITAGGTEGNLYGMFLAREIYPNGILYSSEDSHYSIPKAAKLFRIQHNVVNSQINGEMNYEHFEKLISENRSYPAIINLNIGTTVKGAIDNLDKVLEILERNQIKDYYIHCDAALSGLILPFLDGAPQVNFQKPIDSVAISAKFIGSPLPCGIVLTKKKWVEKVETAIEYIGSTDTTILGSRNGHTPLILWYATKTRGYDGLAREAKTCIDNAQYLFQQLQIREYPCMLNNFSNTVVFQKPSQRLIKKWQLAIFENWVHIVVMQNIDRNKIDAFVSELLLEEGLVNNAENFQRQSVLH from the coding sequence ATGTCAGATAAAGTTGCTAAAGAGTTGGCAGATTTTTTGCTGCAAATAGAACAGCGATCGCAGTTTCATGCAGGTTATCCGTATAATTTAAGTTGTGACTACAGTGCGATCGCAAAATTTTTTAATTTTCTGTTAAATAATGCTGGAGATCCATATATTGAGCCAGATTTTGGTCTTCATTCTCGTAAGTTTGAGCAAGAAGTATTATCTTTTTTTGCTCACCTCTATAAGATTCCAGAAAATCAGTTTTGGGGTTATATTACTGCTGGCGGGACTGAAGGTAATTTATATGGAATGTTTTTAGCAAGAGAAATCTACCCTAATGGGATTCTTTACTCCTCAGAAGACTCTCATTACTCCATACCCAAAGCAGCCAAATTATTTCGCATTCAACATAATGTTGTTAATTCACAAATTAATGGAGAGATGAATTATGAACATTTTGAAAAACTAATTAGTGAGAATCGTAGTTATCCAGCGATTATCAATTTAAATATTGGCACTACTGTCAAAGGTGCGATTGATAACTTAGACAAAGTTCTAGAAATTTTAGAGCGCAATCAGATTAAAGATTACTACATTCATTGTGATGCCGCTCTTTCAGGATTAATATTACCATTTCTAGATGGCGCTCCGCAAGTTAACTTTCAAAAACCTATAGATAGTGTAGCCATTTCTGCTAAATTCATTGGTTCTCCCTTGCCTTGCGGTATAGTTTTAACTAAAAAGAAATGGGTAGAAAAAGTTGAAACAGCAATTGAATATATTGGTTCAACAGATACAACAATTCTGGGGTCTAGAAACGGTCATACCCCTTTGATTCTCTGGTATGCAACGAAAACAAGAGGTTATGATGGATTAGCTAGAGAAGCAAAGACCTGTATTGATAATGCCCAATATCTTTTCCAACAACTTCAAATCAGAGAATATCCATGTATGCTGAATAATTTTTCCAATACTGTAGTCTTTCAAAAACCTTCTCAAAGGTTAATTAAAAAATGGCAGTTAGCGATTTTTGAAAATTGGGTACATATTGTAGTCATGCAGAATATCGATAGAAATAAAATTGATGCTTTTGTGAGCGAACTTTTATTAGAAGAAGGGTTAGTTAATAACGCAGAGAATTTCCAGCGACAGTCAGTACTACACTAA
- a CDS encoding SWIM zinc finger domain-containing protein: MSIPQISEFTIRRHANAKSFQRGEAYYEAGAVSTVIQRGHLLQADVAGSQARPYHVNLNFDSSGLTSVNCTCAYNFDGWCKHIVATMLVCARNSESIEQRPTLEQLLNRLDYIETQRLLQELVAEYPPMIEAIDRHVSWMTNPTDKLTTIKSLRRNTIDPIPFRRQVRQILKNTVRYFEEGYEEDPIAEELLSVVQTAVNFSERGEGENAIAILSAITSTCVENWDDVAEYGAENDELVEELNHAWCEAILSTELTPEEKVDIQINLEAWQDDWNVDFGLVMEALRQGWDYPPLVEVLQGNITERGAWEEDVPDYADDLALIRLKILERQERSQEYLYLAEAEGQTQQYLTMLGRLGRVEEAIDAAQTQMISMEEAFALAKTLSVQGALQQALDIAQSGLNLPGNSQYELGIWTSDLALELGNSEAALLAIKAAFQVKPSFVDYQKMAELAGENWESVKTDLLRIIRTDSGWGTESAKVDIFLYEGLIDDAIAIASELSSYDSELIHRVMDAAISHNPSWVIANARRRAEKIMDAGKAEYYYYAVEWLKKARNAYLKSGKKADWLSYRDNLMQTHARKRKLMGMFKQRDME, encoded by the coding sequence ATGTCTATTCCCCAAATTAGTGAATTTACTATCCGCCGTCATGCCAACGCCAAATCTTTCCAGCGGGGCGAGGCATACTATGAGGCTGGTGCTGTCAGTACTGTTATCCAACGTGGTCATCTGCTTCAGGCAGATGTTGCAGGTAGTCAAGCTAGACCTTATCATGTCAACCTGAATTTCGATAGCAGTGGGTTAACTTCAGTCAACTGTACCTGTGCTTACAACTTTGACGGGTGGTGCAAACACATTGTGGCAACGATGCTTGTCTGTGCGCGTAACTCAGAAAGTATTGAGCAGCGCCCCACCCTAGAACAATTACTAAATCGCCTAGATTATATCGAAACTCAAAGGCTGTTGCAAGAGTTGGTAGCTGAATACCCACCAATGATTGAGGCGATTGACCGCCATGTAAGTTGGATGACAAATCCTACTGACAAGCTAACAACTATAAAATCTCTGCGCCGCAATACTATTGATCCGATTCCGTTTCGGCGGCAAGTACGGCAGATTCTCAAGAATACCGTGCGCTACTTTGAGGAGGGGTACGAAGAAGACCCAATTGCTGAGGAATTGCTGAGTGTAGTGCAAACTGCCGTAAATTTTAGCGAACGGGGAGAGGGTGAAAATGCGATCGCTATTTTGTCAGCGATTACCTCTACCTGTGTGGAAAATTGGGATGATGTTGCAGAATACGGTGCTGAAAACGATGAACTTGTGGAGGAATTGAATCATGCTTGGTGTGAAGCAATTCTCAGCACCGAACTCACTCCAGAAGAAAAGGTTGATATTCAAATAAATTTAGAAGCTTGGCAAGATGACTGGAATGTTGATTTTGGTCTAGTTATGGAAGCTTTACGCCAAGGTTGGGATTATCCACCATTAGTAGAAGTTCTTCAAGGTAATATTACCGAAAGGGGAGCTTGGGAAGAAGATGTGCCAGACTACGCTGATGATTTGGCACTAATTCGCCTGAAAATTCTTGAACGTCAGGAACGTTCTCAAGAATACCTGTATTTAGCAGAAGCAGAAGGGCAAACCCAGCAATATCTGACAATGCTAGGGCGTTTGGGTAGGGTGGAAGAAGCAATTGATGCTGCTCAAACCCAGATGATTTCAATGGAAGAAGCTTTTGCCCTAGCGAAAACACTCAGTGTTCAGGGGGCATTACAGCAAGCACTAGATATAGCCCAGAGTGGATTAAATTTACCAGGTAATTCTCAGTACGAATTGGGGATTTGGACAAGTGATTTAGCTCTGGAGTTGGGTAATAGTGAAGCTGCTTTATTAGCAATCAAGGCGGCTTTTCAAGTGAAGCCCTCTTTTGTTGACTACCAAAAGATGGCAGAATTGGCTGGGGAAAACTGGGAAAGTGTCAAAACAGACTTGCTGAGAATTATCCGTACTGATAGCGGTTGGGGAACAGAATCGGCCAAGGTGGATATATTCTTATATGAAGGGCTAATTGATGATGCCATTGCGATCGCTAGTGAACTCAGTTCTTATGATTCAGAGTTGATTCACCGAGTTATGGATGCTGCTATCTCTCACAATCCTAGTTGGGTGATTGCTAATGCTCGTCGCCGTGCCGAAAAGATTATGGATGCAGGTAAAGCCGAATACTACTATTACGCGGTTGAATGGTTAAAAAAAGCACGTAATGCCTACTTAAAATCTGGGAAGAAAGCTGACTGGTTAAGCTATCGGGACAATTTGATGCAAACCCACGCTCGTAAACGTAAATTGATGGGAATGTTTAAGCAGAGGGATATGGAGTAA
- a CDS encoding ShlB/FhaC/HecB family hemolysin secretion/activation protein has protein sequence MIDKYPQNLIVSCLPLSMLVFLSSISSSPLQAQVVDTTQLPTSNFILSQQFPPPQDVQPPAPLPTPSPELPQPLPPPAELFPPSAPTPTPEEPIPGNFPQTIVVERFEVVGSTVFSPEELAKATAEFTKRPISLTEVYQARSKITELYVNNGYITSGAYIPPQTIQSGVVKIQVVEGKLEDIQITGTRRLNQNYVRSRLAIATSQPLNRQRLLEALQLLQLNPLIQNVTAELSAGSRTGASLLEVKVTEAKTFSSQIVLDNGRSPSVGSFRRRLQLNEANLLGLGDSLGVAYTNTDGSNSFDASYTLPLNPRNGTLTLNYGITSSNVIEPPFNVLDIQSDSRYYELTFRQPIVQTPTQEFALGLTASRRESEASYIEVERLPFPGLGADEQGRTRVSALRFFQEWTSRNSREVIALRSQFSLGIDVLNPTINPNPPDSRFFAWQGQAQWARLLAPETLFLLRLNTQLASRTLLPLEQFGLGGQDSIRGYRQDYLLTDNGTFLSAEVQVPILRLPQIDSTLQVVPFVDFGVGWNSSDRENPDPNTLAAVGLGLRWSQGDRFTLRLDWGIPLVSVNSNERTLQENGLYFSLLYNPF, from the coding sequence ATGATTGATAAATATCCTCAGAATCTTATAGTGTCCTGCTTACCGCTGAGTATGCTTGTATTTCTCAGCAGCATATCTTCTAGTCCACTGCAAGCTCAGGTTGTTGATACTACACAATTACCAACTAGTAATTTCATCCTGTCACAACAATTCCCACCACCACAGGATGTCCAACCACCCGCACCTTTGCCAACTCCCTCACCTGAACTGCCACAGCCACTTCCCCCACCAGCAGAATTATTTCCGCCCTCTGCCCCAACTCCCACACCTGAAGAACCAATCCCCGGCAACTTTCCTCAAACTATTGTTGTGGAACGGTTTGAAGTTGTTGGTAGTACAGTCTTCAGTCCCGAAGAATTAGCCAAAGCCACTGCTGAATTTACCAAACGACCGATATCGCTGACTGAAGTTTATCAAGCACGTTCTAAAATCACTGAGTTATACGTCAACAATGGTTACATTACTTCTGGAGCCTATATCCCACCCCAAACAATCCAATCTGGTGTTGTCAAAATTCAGGTGGTCGAAGGTAAATTAGAAGACATCCAGATAACTGGAACTAGACGGTTGAATCAGAATTATGTCCGCAGCCGACTAGCAATAGCGACATCACAACCTCTCAATCGCCAGCGTCTACTAGAGGCACTGCAACTTTTGCAACTTAATCCTTTGATTCAAAATGTGACTGCGGAACTCTCCGCAGGATCACGGACTGGTGCAAGTCTCTTAGAAGTTAAAGTGACCGAGGCAAAAACCTTTAGTAGCCAAATAGTTCTTGATAATGGGCGATCGCCTAGTGTTGGCAGTTTCCGCCGCCGATTACAATTAAATGAAGCCAACTTATTGGGGCTGGGAGACTCTCTGGGTGTAGCTTACACTAATACCGATGGTAGTAACTCCTTTGATGCCAGCTATACATTACCACTCAATCCCCGCAATGGAACCCTCACCTTAAACTATGGCATCACATCCAGTAATGTTATTGAACCTCCTTTCAACGTTTTAGATATCCAATCGGATTCTCGCTATTACGAATTGACATTCCGCCAGCCCATAGTTCAAACTCCTACACAAGAATTCGCTCTTGGGTTGACAGCCTCGCGACGGGAAAGTGAAGCTTCTTATATTGAAGTAGAGCGACTACCTTTTCCCGGTTTAGGTGCTGATGAACAAGGACGCACCAGGGTATCTGCGTTGCGATTTTTTCAAGAATGGACGAGTCGTAATAGCCGTGAAGTCATCGCCCTCCGTTCTCAATTCAGTTTGGGCATAGATGTATTGAATCCCACAATTAATCCAAATCCTCCCGATAGCCGTTTTTTTGCTTGGCAAGGACAAGCGCAGTGGGCACGCCTTTTAGCTCCTGAAACCTTATTTTTACTCCGTTTAAATACGCAACTCGCATCCAGAACACTTTTGCCTTTAGAGCAATTTGGCTTAGGTGGGCAGGATAGCATTCGCGGCTACCGTCAAGATTACTTACTGACGGATAATGGTACTTTTCTTTCTGCTGAAGTTCAAGTACCGATTCTGCGCTTACCTCAGATAGATAGCACCCTACAGGTTGTCCCCTTTGTGGATTTTGGTGTTGGCTGGAATAGTTCTGATAGAGAGAATCCTGATCCTAATACTTTAGCTGCTGTTGGTCTGGGGTTGCGTTGGTCACAGGGCGATCGCTTCACCCTTCGTCTTGACTGGGGAATTCCTTTAGTATCTGTTAACTCAAACGAGAGAACATTACAAGAAAACGGCCTGTATTTTAGTTTACTCTATAATCCTTTTTAA